A part of Numenius arquata chromosome 16, bNumArq3.hap1.1, whole genome shotgun sequence genomic DNA contains:
- the LOC141472649 gene encoding coiled-coil domain-containing protein 157-like, which yields MWLAASSVLSLCPDSCRRIFIPPNPAPWSDSGLGRLLLLLQSFTGYAENLLSERAIPPVQAVGPCMSAGLTARRYWCSMLKLGAFYQQLLAELTRFDLSPDFVLCSLHQKKACRRENPTLEPTPKAEKLKEGLKRCSPAASELRTSTEVARSASPCPASGVRVADGNALCHSLPRAACSMAKSSRSVPTQTTGSSLGPCATCTSAQASLREVGKTITSICQSQNIPSALSRFQEMVEEPTGRRTLSAMEVNYWALEQSKDLSRISKHLQLLLQQVNPLKSELEESEKQKDKLRKQAEDFSRLLQAEKETQAQQRKEAEQSLEVKHKEYLEAVARLERDKDDLRRGAALLEERLSALKEELAAKETAVQELEVTKTTLLEEMRTTMVAKSQVLELEEKVQLLMDQRESLGQELSTTTTQLEKEKAKVESMLKHEESLQAKQRALMQQLDSLDREREELQARLGEAEEEKARLAEELEESREQSGQRLQAQQELLDALRREKLTLEQSVSELQAKVCRLEEQARELKEREKLLVFFPELHIPAETQFESTGSLTEDMEKQLQANSIRMGVLEQENARLRAALAKVKSAAEQGVLKLVPQTQLWAQLSSQDAGQPSSGGSRDSAGTQGRSGQARQRAPSSQRSKPLSAQPTLSLPAEGLVLSPPEPRRGRTHPLAHCNRGHHK from the exons ATGTGGCTGGCTGCGAGCAGCGTGCTCAGCCTGTGTCCGGACAGCTGCAGGAGGATTTTCATCCCACCAAACCCTGCTCCGTGGAGTGATTCAGGCCTGGGGAG gctgctgctgctgcttcagagctTCACTGGCTACGCAGAAAACCTGCTCAGTGAGCGAGCCATCCCGCCGGTGCAGGCAGTGGGACCCTGCATGTCCGCGGGGCTGACGGCGAGGAGGTACTGGTGCAGCATGCTGAAACTGGGGGCCTTctaccagcagctcctggccgAG CTGACTCGGTTTGATCTGAGCCCCGATTTTGTTCTGTGCTCTCTCCACCAGAAGAAGGCTTGCAGGAGGGAGAACCCCACACTGGAACCCACCCCCAAGGCTGAGAAACTGAAGGAGGGCCTGAAACGCTGCTCGCCTGCTGCTTCGGAGTTAAGAACTTCCACGGAAGTGGCCCGGTCTGCCTCTCCGTGCCCAGCATCAGGTGTCCGTGTGGCAGATGGCAATGCCCTGTGCcactccctgcccagggctgcctgcagcaTGGCCAAGAGCAGCCGcagtgtccccacacagacaacTGGCTCATCTCTGGGACCCTGTGCCACCTGCACCAGCGCCCAGGCCAGCCTCCGTGAGGTGGGCAAAACCATCACCAGCATCTGCCAGAGCCAGAACATCCCCTCGGCTCTGAGCAGGTTCCAGGAGATGGTGGAGGAGCCCACAGGGAGAAGGACTCTCTCCGCAATGGAAGTGAACTACTGGGCCTTAGAGCAGAGCAAGGACCTCTCCCGGATCAGCAaacacctccagctgctgctgcagcaggtcaACCCTCTGAAGTCAGAGCTGGAAGAGTCGGAGAAACAGAAGGATAAGCTGCGGAAACAGGCTGAGGACTTTTCCCGGTTGCTTCAGGCAGAGAAGGAGACCCAAGCGCAGCAGAGGAAGGAGGCTGAGCAGAGCCTGGAAGTAAAGCACAAAGAGTATTTAGAGGCTGTAGCCAGGCTGGAGCGGGACAAGGATGACCTACGGAGAG gagctgctctgctggaagAGCGACTCTCTGCCTTAAAGGAGGAGCTGGCTGCGAAGGAAACTGCTGTGCAGGAGCTGG AGGTGACCAAGACGACCTTGCTGGAAGAGATGAGGACCACAATGGTGGCCAAGAGCCaagtgctggagctggaggagaaggtgcaGCTGCTTATGGACCAGCGGGAAAGCCTGGGCCAGGAGctgagcaccaccaccacccagctggagaaggagaaggccaAAGTGGAGAGCATGCTGAAGCATGAGGAG TCCCTGCAGGCCAAGCAGAGGGCCCTGATGCAGCAGCTCGACAGCCTGGACCGGGAGCGCGAGGAGCTACAAGCCAGGCTGGGAGAGGCCGAGGAGGAGAAGGCCaggctggcagaggagctggaggagagccgGGAGCAGAGCGGGCAACGGCTGCAGGCGCAGCAG gagctgctggatgctCTGCGGCGGGAGAAGCTGACCCTGGAGCAGTCCGTCTCCGAGCTGCAGGCCAAAGTCtgcaggctggaggagcaggCACGGGAGCTGAAGGAGCGGGAGAAGCTCCTGGTGTTCTTCCCGGAACTCCACATCCCTGCCGAGACGCAGTTTGAGA GCACCGGGAGCTTGACCGAGGACATGGAGAAGCAGCTGCAGGCCAACAGCATCCGTATGGgcgtgctggagcaggagaacgCACGGCTCAGGGCGGCACTAGCCAAGGTGAAGTCGGCTGCTGAGCAGGGGGTGCTGAAG ctcGTCCCGCAGACCCAGCTGTGGGCTCAGCTCAGCAGCCAGGACGCAGG GCAGCCCAGCAGCGGAGGCAGCAGGGACAGCGCAGGGACACAGGGACGCTCCGGCCAGGCCCGGCAGCGAGCTCCCAGCAGCCAGCGGTCAAAGCCACTCTCGGCACAGCCCACCCTCTCGCTGCCGGCTGAGGGCCTGGTGCTCAGCCCCCCCGAGCCAAGGAGAGGCAGAACACACCCCCTCGCTCACTGCAACCGTGGCCACCACAAATAA
- the LOC141472714 gene encoding coiled-coil domain-containing protein 157-like — protein sequence MAHLLGHPGCMESLQADLRDLQAAIADVSSRAGAVRFPSWKFPDKVSCELDLAALLERYSYTENDPEFTQHSHVVLLELVIDR from the coding sequence ATGGCGCACCTCCTGGGCCACCCCGGCTGCATGGAGAGCCTGCAGGCCGACCTGAGGGACCTGCAGGCAGCCATCGCCGACGTCTCCTCCCGGGCCGGGGCAGTGCGTTTCCCCTCCTGGAAGTTCCCCGATAAAGTGTCCTGTGAGCTGGACCTGGCGGCGCTGCTGGAGCGGTACAGCTACACCGAGAACGACCCCGAATTCACCCAGCACTCCCAcgtggtgctgctggagctggtgatCGACAGGTGA